CCAGTCTGGAAACAGCTGTCCTCAGTAGGCTCCAGGATCCACATAGTGGCCTCATCTGACATGTGGGACCTCTTCCTTGTGCGTCTTCTGATGGCCATAGCTATCATGCTCTACTACAGTAACTTTTCTCTGGCCATGGAGGAGCGCTTTTCACTCAAACCAAAAATGACCGGTTACCTGATCAGCTACAGCAGCACTCTAGGGGCCCTGGCTGGGTTCCTGGTGGGGCCAGTCACGCAGCTGTATAAGAACAACATGCCCGCTTTACTGCTCCATTCGACGGTGCTCACCTGTACGCTTATTTTCCTCTATGCTGCTGCGCCGAATGTTTGGCAAGTGCTGCTCACCTCCACCTTCTTTGCCATTTCTACCACTATCGGACGGACATGTATCACAGATTTGGAGCTGCAGAGGGGCGGGGTCCAGGCCAGCGGGACTCTGATTGGAGCCGGGCAGTCAGTTACAGCTGTGGGTCGAATCCTGGCTCCTCTCCTGTCTGGTTTGGCGCAAGAGTTCAGCCCTTGCGGCCCCCCAAGTCTAGGAGTGGTGCTGGCCCTCGCAGCTGTGGCTTTACTACTCATCAGAATTCCCAAATGGGACGCGAGGGAGATGACAAAAACAGCCAAACTCAGAAACTCTAAATGAATTTTGAAATCACAAAGAAGTGCTCTTAATTGCAGGAGACCAGCTGGGACAATGAACAGCAGACTCCTCGAGGGAACGGTGAAGCCAACTCGAACGTGTTATTCTTAAACAGGATAGCCCTTCTGTTGGTGCGATGACATCACAGGGTGGAAATATTGTGACGTTTCAATCACACCAGCACTGAAGTCTTCGTCTCGGGGACAGGTGAATCAAAAGTCACGTGCACTGTAGGAATGAAGACACTGCTGCAAAATGCTGACGTTTGACAGCAACCTTTGGGCACAAACTACTGGATTATGACTGTATTTTTatgactttgtttttaatgaagttTTGTAACCACTGCAATTTAGCTGGAGTTGATGAAAGCAGGTCTGCACTACATGCCCGAAGAGGAGGGTGATTTAATTGAAATAATACTTAattcattaaataaaaattaaaaagatgaCTGTCAAAGGCAGGCTATTACATTTTTGGTATGAGTttgatttttacacattttacctcaatgggtttttttgttttttattctaatgCAAAGTATCCGAAATGGTCGTTATAGCAGTATCTGATCTAATGTTCCTCTTTGACTGATCATAAAGAATAGAGATTTGTTAATTTACCTAATTAGAGGCTTAAATGCATATTTGTTATTCACTATTTTTAAGTTTTATAACATTATTTTCAACACCGGTTTACTTGCATCACCAGAGCCAGAGAGGTGTAATATGAAGTGAGATGAAACACATAACTCGATGTCACTGTGCATGCATTCATGATGCAGAAAATGTCAACCTTTTTATACTTGGTTTTAATCTATTTAGCCTCTTTTACTCTCTCACGCACACAGAACAAGGTTACCTGTTCAAGCAATAAACTGAAAAGTTTCACAGTTCTAACGTGCAGCCATCACTTTAGAAATGAGAGTGCACTCAATATTAAAAGAATTAACTTGAATTAAAATGTGTACTCTACCACTCTCTGCACTAAATAAGCAGATTTTCTGCAGCATTCATTTCCTGTCTTGTCTTTCACTTTTACATGTTGGTATTGTTTATAGATTGTTCATCACTAGTCAGTCATCATCTGATGTCGTTTCTGGTTGGAGTAGGTGGCGCTCACAGGGATCCTGTTGTGTGGGATgagtgtcatgtgacatgtgaaACACCCCTTTTTATGTAACTGCACACGGAGCCTGAAGCAGAAAGTCCGACTTGGCAGACAAAGTTAATAACCGCCATCATAGGTTTTGTCAAGCCAGCTAACTCAGAGAAAGCCTGGCTGTGTTGAACTTCCTTCATAGTGCACCTCTCTGGAACAATCGGAAACGCTCTCTTATACATTTATCTCATTTATCTCTAGGCTCCATGAAGGACCTGCCACACTAAGGCCCAAAAAACTGTTACAGCAAATAAAcagtttgtacttttgtgtctgtctcctgaattgtattttttaaccatattaaaaacattcacttttaatatctgacatcatttTATTCAGTGTCACAAACCTTAAAACTTATAAGAACTTTCAACAAAGAAAATTTATTACAGAATAAAGGAAAGCAGCTGGGCCAGAGGGACTATCATTGTCAGGCATTCAAAAAGTACTTTGTACTGCGCAGCAACAGCTTGTTTGactaaaaaacatttatatacacacaaaatGTACATCTTCAGTCATGTAACTAtcacacaagacagacaataaaatacaaaaaactatCCTATTTACACAAAGGGCAAATGTATAATAACATAGTTTAATTAACCTCACCTTCCACATTTAAAAACTCctacatgaagaaaaaaagacatttaaaattattttctaaGACTAGTTAAAATAAGTACATGTGTAAAAAGTCtcacagtttatttacagtacAGTTGCTACAGTTCACTGTGCTTCTGAGGAGTGTGACACTGAAGCGTTAGTCCATTTTGGCTCATTTTGAAGACCGTTTTACCTCTAATGAGTAATGAAGACACCTTCAATGTTATTCTAAATGTCTTTAAAGTTATTTGAGCTTACAGTCATAAGCAGAAACTTCCAGCTGCTTGATTAGGTGGAGACAGTCCAGCTGCAccacttttatttcttcttgggGTTCCACTGAGGCCGCCTGAGCAGAGGGTTTCGAGCCGTGGTCTCTCTGGACTCAGCCTCCCAGCCTGGCGCTGGAGACGAAGGCTGACGCTGCCCCACCTGCTCTACGCCGTCTTCTTCGTGAACATTTCTTAAGTCGTCCACCGAACTGTTGTTATCATCAAATGAGGAATTTAAGCGGCGAGGACGAGGCACGCGGGAATCACTGTAGGAGGAGTTTGTCCTGAACACACCCTCCCCCGTACTGCTGCTCTCTTCATTCAGAACATCAGTAGATGGCACTTCTTCCAGAGTGCCCAGCCTGTGTAGAGGTATCATGGctttggaggaggaggagcgtgAGGGCTTGCCAAACCGGGAGCGTTGAGATGGGTAGGCAACTTCTGATAGGGTCTCATGATCATCTGGGATGagattgaaaacaaaaaataaaatggtaAAGTACACTCATACTAACACGCTCACTATGACAACATGGTTATGTTTAACTACTATACCAACAACTTGTCAAGTAGACTCAATCACAAAGTACAGGTAAAGTCAATGTCCTAAACCTTACCTGTGCTGATTCACAAATCAGATGCTGACCTGATCGTGGAGCTAAACATTTCATGGCAATGCGGTTGCACTCACATCATAAATGTTGACCTCATAGTGGTGTTGGACAAGTGCCGGTTTATACGCTTCATGAGGAAGGCAAAACTGTTCAAGTTTTGTTGTCCACGAATAATGTGGGTAAATTATTCATCCATTTTCATTCATCTGGTTGAAGCCCAATTCTGCGACCATCATAGAGCTAACCCATGAGGATAAacagccacacacactcacatctatTCCTACAGTCAATTTAGGATCACAGATAAGTCCTCAAAAAGCCTTGCTGCTTGAATTGAACCCTAACATAAGGAAAAAGGCTTCAGTGCTTTTCAATCGTTTCCTTTAGCAAAGGATCCACTGAACCTACCTTTATGAAAGGAAGGTGAAATGATGCCATCCTACAAATTCTAGCAATACACAAACCAGCCACTCAAGAAACCAACAAAGTGGTACAAATCATTCAAATGAGCATTACAAGTGCTTTGTTCTAGCTGCCATTGGTCGAATGGACAAATTATAGCTTTGTTACTGTGTGGGTTACACAATGCTTATTATTAGTTGTTGTTTCCAGTATTTTGTACTATGCTTATTTGTTGTCTGTTGTGTTTGCACTGAGAGTGTACATGGTAGGATGGATGGCTTGCTGCAGAACAAATCTAACCACAAGAACAAACTAACCTGAACCTGTTTTCAATTTCATGCCATAACCTGCTGGTAAAAACTCGACATTTTGAAGAACAGCCTCTTAAAGCTGCTGTTGAACCACGAACGTTACGCTTCTGTGATAAAAATCTAGTTGTCAAGCTGCTGTCTTGAATGTAGATTGATATCTACAAGCTCTCCCTTTTGGTTCATTCTTATATGTGCACATCGCTCTGTTTTGGGGAGggggtttctgttttttcaggaGACACATACTGTGACATTAATGAGACTGACAAAGTCTTATTAATAGTTTTGGGGGTGGTTTTCTGATACCAGGGAGATCATTTACTAGCTTGGACCACATCCTCATTTATATTTGACTCCATTTCTAGTAGATAATGGCAGATAGCGTAAGCAAGAATCGAGGCAGCGGTTTTGGGGAGGTCTCGGAGGGGGACTGGCGGCAGCTTCCGGGCCAGACAGATCTCTCTGTAGTAATGAGAGTGAGATGAACTGAAAAAGGAAGAGTGGgacaagaaaatgaaaacagcttGTAGTGCAGGGGTTTCATATACAGACAGAATTGTAAAGGGAGTCCCGCTCCTAAGATTCAGATGAATTATCGACAAAGCACTTCATTTGTTCTGTGCACACTGCTGAGAAAAGACAATTCATTTCAGTTCTGATGAATTAAGGCTCGAATCAGGTTGAAAAATTCCAAACTTTGTAAGGAAGTGACGTTTTCATCATTTATTCTCATTTATATGAAGGGTAAGGTTGTGTTAAGGGATTTCAAAGATAATCTCAGTTTACCTGTGTAGTGCCACCTCGCAGCATCAAATCTTGACTCCAGACTCTTTCCAGCAGGAAGCGAGAAATACTTGTGTGTCCTGGGCACGTTCTAAGAATAACAATCGGGAAAAAACTTGATGAAAAGTGGTGAGAACATTTAATCTAGTGTTTGAATTTCATGTGTGAGATAATCAGCTCAAAAAGAACATTTGTGACTGTTATTTGCCCAAAGTACTTCTAATTAAGACCCCGGGGATGTACCGAAAATCCCAACCCACGCTcccaacaaaataaataattaattaaaataatacaaataaattgGGCAAGGTAGCTTACCGATGACTGACAACTACGAGGTCGGAGGCTTCGTCGAATGGTGGCATGGCGCCTGATCAGTATCTCTCTGGTCTGGCTGTCATTGGGCAGAGCATGTTTTCCTCTGTATGCCACCGTCTAAGTCCAAATACATAAATTAATTATCTAATTACAAATAACAGAAAGTCAGAGAACCACACACGGAAAACACACAGTGAAGACATAGACTTAAAAACTCCATAAACAAAATCCATGACCACTGTCAATGCCAGGGACTTGGGACAACAGAGGTTCCCACGAATGGACGGTTCAGACGCTCTTAGTGGGGACTGCATTGTTTAAAGCTCAGGTTACGCCACCAAAACTGGAAACACCTGTTTGAGGCAGGGGTAGGTGTCTGTATGTGGACTGCTACCTTAACCTGTTCCATGCAGTAAACCCACCCCTGGTTCTGACCTGCAGCCATTAgttaaaccaaaaacaaacacagctgcCTTTAAAACCCTCCAAAGGTCACCACTGTGTTTTATAAAGAGGTCGCATGACAATATTATGGGCCTGTATGATGTCACCAGAAGCCAACACGGTTTACAGTTAGCATTTTTATCAAAtataatgcattttaaaaataaattaatagtgACACGGTGACGTCAGTTTAGTGTGAAAGAATCACAAATATGTGAAAAAAAGACTTGAAACAAGGAGCTATTGATAAAGCTATGTGATAAACTGTGAAACCACAGAAGAAACTCCATCAAAGCATCAAAGAGTCTGTTAAAAGGGCGATGTCATGCCACTAATGGAAAAGTACTGCTGGCCACTGCCTGTGGCTATGCAAAACAGCACCGAGTTTCACTTGGTGGGATCGTCGGTATGAGAAACAGAACAACATCGAGGGGTGCTTTTCTTGTTTGTGTCAAATTAACGGACATTTTTCAAACTTCATGTTTTTCAAGTAAAATGCAAAGAGGTGCAGCTGCACGTGGCTTTATTTTAGTCATCTTTATCGGGGATTTTAATCGTTTTTAAGCAGTTGAGCATGTGCAAAGCTGATGCTGAACTACGTTACCATgtatgcaaaacaaacaaaggttCGAGTTTCACACTTCTGAGATGTGCCGTCATCTGGCAAAAGTTGACAATGACAACGCTTAAAACGCAAATGGCAAACTTAtacattaaattacattttctacAAATAACcattgatattaaaaaaacaaacaaaaaaaacccgcTAACATCAAACTATGGTAGTGATAGTTTTTGTGTATTATTCATGTCAGTGTAGCTGGAAATTGCTCCATCGTTACTGAAGAGATCCGTCACCAACTTCAGACTAAAGAAACGTTGATGTAAAAATGAATGACATGTACAGATCTTAACATTTCAAACTGCAAAAAGTATATCAGCAAAATGTAATAATTCAGATTAAGTAATTAAATGAATCAAAGATACAAAAATTGCTTTATTGTAAAAAGGAAGCTTTTTAtacattatatattatattaaccTGTCTGGAATTTAAACAGCTTCTTCTGTTCTTCACCTCCTTCTGCTCAGCACTCAAACATGTCAAATATGACAGGTGCTTCCAACTAGTTTGCTGTTTTAATGAGTTTATTGTTTAACTATAGGTATAGTTTTTTTATTGTATAGGCCTTTAGTGTCATTTCAATAAAATGTTGCAAAGATTAAGCACAACATTTGCTCCAAAGTGAAAAGAAAGTGGAAGAACTACCACAAGCATAAATCAACTATTTAAGTGCAGTATTTGATTAAAAATTCGCAGCTACTTTCTGACACAGTGACAGACaaactaaacagaaaccaaaaaaagaGCATACAGCAAAGATCCTTTCTTCATCTTACCCGCTCCCTTATCTTGTACATGTTCTTGGACAGGATGTCGTGGATGTTCCTCAGGTCAGCAGCCAGGAACTTTTTCTGGAGTTTAGAAGAGCTTTTCTTTTCCTCGCTTGATTTTAGAAAATAATAAGCAATCATTAGTAGCTCTACATTTGGTCTTGACAGGTAGAAGGGAGAGTGATGTGATCAGTGCAAAAGTCATACGTACGAGAGGGAGACGATGGAAGGAGCAGCGCTGATGTCTCCGGACGCCGTGTCCAGGATTTCCATGGCATTCTGCAGCTCTAGCTTTTTATAGAGCGCCACAATACTGGACTCTGCTCTGCTGTCTCGGATGAGGATCTTACGCAGGATTCTGTTGTTAAACTTCATAAACCTGACATTGAGAGAAAGAAGAATTTCACGGACGGTTTTTATATAGTTTTTGGTGTTTTCATGCAAGTTGTGGACAACAAGAAAAATAAGGCATTACCGGctttattatttaaaacattcagctttgaaatTTGCATATCAGTCAAACTGTCAAAACCGCTAAATTTGTGTAGGCATGTAATGTAAAGAATCTTTTGTGAATTATGAGGTATGTTTTATCTGTATATGTGGTGCTACTGGACTTTCCCAGCATCCCATCAACACATTTGAGTTACTGTATTTTCAGCCAGTTGCAGATAATTATGCCTAATTATGTATTCTAAGTTTGACATCAGCATCCTGCTGAACTGCCTGAAAGACTGTAGATAAAGTATTAATATGAATAACCTTCAGAAAGCCCTTTTTTGCTGATCAGTTGCTAAGTATGCATGAAAGCATAGTAATAGTAAATAGTCAATAGTAAAAACAAGTTGAcatatagaatttttgcaaatcagATGGACTCAAACTTTCGCATACAGTGTTTGTGGcataaaagaacagtggtaaCAAGAAGCAGGAATGAGGAGGGTTTGTGAgggtttgttttattgttgttacTGTGAATCATACAGTATTATTCACTACTCATTAGATCTGATGAGCAATATCTGCTAATTTACTGACAAAAGATTAAACCGCGACACCAAAAAAATCTTACTTGTCCTTCCAGTAGAAGCGGCTCCACTGCCCACAGAGATCCTCTATGCCTGCCATTGTATGCTCCATGAGCTGCGAGCAAAGCGCGATCTGTCAGCACCGTGCGCAGAAATGTACTGTCCGATACATGCATGCAGTCTGTGACTTACCCTGCAGTGAATTTCTACATTAATGGTTTCAAGGTTGCGGTTTGTTCTTCGGACGTTGATGAACTCAATCAGAGGTCGGATACTGATGCCCTGTggggaagagggaaaaaagaaaaacacaaattactTCGAACACTAGAGTTGTAGATACAGTTGTGGCCAGAAGTTCATATACTCATCATAGACATGAATGTTATGGTAATTTGGGgattttaataatttctttttccagggttACCCATACATGGATACACACCCTttgaaaaacaagaaattagtTATTAACTACAACTTGTAGTTGTAGCTACAGCTACAAGTTAGAAACGTCTCTCATTTCTAAAAAGCAGCAGATTAAAGTTAAGTCAAGTTATTCACATGTGTCACAGCTTCGACGAGGTCTGGAAGAAGACCCAAACTGTCATCCTCAGATGAGATGAAATTATTTAGGATGTTCAGGAACAACCACTGAGGCTCAAGCCTGCCACGAAATGAAAATGGCTGTAAAAAAATGGCTGCTTCACTCTCTACAGTGAAGGAAGTTTTGCGTTGAGACACAATGAGAGGGTGCTgaccgataaaaaaaaaagcccctaCTCCAAAATCAACACCTTCAAGTTTGACTGATAGTTAAAAATCCCTCCAGAAGGCCAAATGGCTCCTGGACAAGTGTTTGGCCACAGTGACAAGAGGCATGTTTGGACAAGTAAAGCACTGGCTTCCAAACATAGGAACACTGTACtagctgtcaagcatggtggtggtagcatcatgctctggggctgtTTCACTGCCAGTGGTTCCGGTTCACTGCACAAAGTGGCTGGACTAAGAAAGGAGGACTacctccaaattcttcaacCTCAGCTCAAATCAACAGATGGTTGAAACTTAGACACAACTGGGTTTcataacaggaaaatgatgcCAAACAAACATGTctatgaaggttctcagtcatccaggtcatcgtagtcaaaggagcttgcaaagaaaagcgtctggacttctttaacccttgtgtggtgttcgtatttttgttactcagccagtgttcatgggtccggtggacccgctagagttttggctttccaaattaacactatcaaacaattttatgttaaattactcaacagatgtttacttcatcccaattacaagacatatgaacagcaaacatggttaattttttccctttacctttgttagatcacatttatgaattaatgtgcttctcgtttttcttttatataaaatgttataaataaatcagttataatcaagtggagtgagtggaaagacacaacacatttacacgtgaaaaaataattaattgtttaatttttcttttgaaaaaaactgaacacgggtctcacagacccgaacaccatacaagggttaagttacttgaagacgtttcacctctcaatTTCACCtctgaaagaagccatctatgtccactgtgagcgaccatctttgaacagaggtggtggtttacgacaccaactctctgccatctataatccagctttgagttccctccccagacgccttaacgcccactcacatcctgggccatctgacctcaggaattcgcatgataaggtggggccaggtttcacaatgaactcaccggaaactctggctgattgggacccacacccagtttcacaccttggctcaggcgattagaggatcatcagggggtccttttgtccctctgtggggggatactcccactaggtttatatctgggactctccaccatttgaccttagaactgaagaagcttctcggatgagaggtgaaacgtcttcaagtaacttaaagaagtccagacgcttttctttgcaagctcctttgacgtCAAACAGACATCAAAACAGGTTTTGGATGGATCGATAAAGGAGGCTAACGGGCTTTCCGGAATAGTCTCCTCAAAGCTCAGACCTCAACCCTATTGATAGTTTGTGGACTACACTTAAAAGCCGGGTCTGTGCAACAGTTTAAATGATCTCTACCAGCTCTGCCAAGAAGAGTGATCAAATATCCAGCTAGAATTgttgatggctaccaaaagtGGTCGACGTACAACTTTGTAATGGGCATTTAAATATTAGTGAAGGTGTATGTACTTGTGCAGCCAAtcctttttattgtttatttgtttaagtcaataaagatgtatgctgtacaatcattccaccctggaaaaagaagagttcaaagaaatcaataAATGCCCAAAATTATAATGGCATTCATGCTCATAATGACTGTGTGTAAACTTTTGATTACAAGTATAAGAGACACAGTTTAGAACCAAAgtaatttcccctcattttAGCAGCCATGAGGTTGAACTttgtaaaatgtcttttttggaAGGTAAAAGTTCAGATGCATACATGCATTTTATATATCATACAATAAATGTTCTGTATTTCTTCTCTAAGGATAACAGTGTATATGATTAGAAATTAAAAGCTTGAGTTTATCAGTgtatataatacatataattTTGAATCGGgtctcagtttgtttgttttttaactggacaaaaataaatgacacCAAACAGCTCACCAAGATTCTGTCTCACTCCTAAATgtgattttaaagaaaaaatcgTTTTCTATCTCATTCCACTGCGGGGACAAAAGAAATAACACCTTCATTCAAGTTATTCAGAGCATACAGACTTAAAAATATACCTACACAGATGTTCCCTTACCTGAAGAAAGACGGTGAAGAGGATAACTGCAATGGTGGCAGTGACAAAGAGCTGCTTGCGGCCAATGGTATCAGGAAGCGTGAAGGCAAGGGCGAAAGAAACTGCACCTCGCAGACCTCCATATGCGAGACCAAACTGATCTTTCATGTTGAATGGGATGGTGCGGAAAGGGTTAATGATCTGAGTCAACACCAAGATACCTGAGAGGGAGAGGCAAGAAAATATCAGAGGTTTCATTATCAACAAGTTTAAAGCTGTTCTGCATATTATATTATGTTGCCAAAAACTCTGTTTGTAGAGATAAATCTGCAGAGAAGTCTGGACATTTCCTTTCAGATTCAACAAGCATTTTGACAACATTAAGCTCTCGGTTTTTGACCAAAGTTTTGGTGGTTTTTGGTGGAAACCAAAACAGACTGAGAAGACATACTGGGCTCAATATTGGTTGGCTAGATTCAACATTAAAAGATTACCTGTCAGTTTTACATTCACAGCTTATTTTCTTAGCAGCACTTTCTGTCTTCCTTGCATTTCTTTGCACATGTAGCAGCAGTAGCTCTCAGCCTTTGCTCC
This window of the Maylandia zebra isolate NMK-2024a linkage group LG16, Mzebra_GT3a, whole genome shotgun sequence genome carries:
- the slc9a2 gene encoding sodium/hydrogen exchanger 2 isoform X1, with product MLTALIFTPVWITVRLLFNFCTMDLVFIRQAGTLLFICMILILLHGSRGEIPSKPIAATILPSVKPNDGVQTYAEDQKNNLPVFTMNYPRIQIPFEITLWVLLASFAKIGFHVYHKITIWVPESCLLISIGLIVGAIMHSVHEEPPAVLTSNVFFLYMLPLIVLESGYFMPTRPFFENIGTVFWFAVVGTLWNSIGIGISLFAICQIPAFGVQDINLQENLLFSAIISAVDPVAVLNVFEDVSVNEQLYIVVFGECLFNDAVTVVLYNMFSFVAEMPVVEPVDVFIGVARFFIVGLGGMAFGILFGFVAAFTTRFTSKVREIEPLFVFMYSYLAYLVAELFAISSIMAIITCALTMKYYVEENVSQRSCTTIRHVIKMLASISETLIFFFLGVVTITTDHEWNWGYILFTLLFAFVWRGLGILVLTQIINPFRTIPFNMKDQFGLAYGGLRGAVSFALAFTLPDTIGRKQLFVTATIAVILFTVFLQGISIRPLIEFINVRRTNRNLETINVEIHCRLMEHTMAGIEDLCGQWSRFYWKDKFMKFNNRILRKILIRDSRAESSIVALYKKLELQNAMEILDTASGDISAAPSIVSLSEEKKSSSKLQKKFLAADLRNIHDILSKNMYKIRERTVAYRGKHALPNDSQTREILIRRHATIRRSLRPRSCQSSNVPRTHKYFSLPAGKSLESRFDAARWHYTDDHETLSEVAYPSQRSRFGKPSRSSSSKAMIPLHRLGTLEEVPSTDVLNEESSSTGEGVFRTNSSYSDSRVPRPRRLNSSFDDNNSSVDDLRNVHEEDGVEQVGQRQPSSPAPGWEAESRETTARNPLLRRPQWNPKKK
- the slc9a2 gene encoding sodium/hydrogen exchanger 2 isoform X2, with protein sequence MNYPRIQIPFEITLWVLLASFAKIGFHVYHKITIWVPESCLLISIGLIVGAIMHSVHEEPPAVLTSNVFFLYMLPLIVLESGYFMPTRPFFENIGTVFWFAVVGTLWNSIGIGISLFAICQIPAFGVQDINLQENLLFSAIISAVDPVAVLNVFEDVSVNEQLYIVVFGECLFNDAVTVVLYNMFSFVAEMPVVEPVDVFIGVARFFIVGLGGMAFGILFGFVAAFTTRFTSKVREIEPLFVFMYSYLAYLVAELFAISSIMAIITCALTMKYYVEENVSQRSCTTIRHVIKMLASISETLIFFFLGVVTITTDHEWNWGYILFTLLFAFVWRGLGILVLTQIINPFRTIPFNMKDQFGLAYGGLRGAVSFALAFTLPDTIGRKQLFVTATIAVILFTVFLQGISIRPLIEFINVRRTNRNLETINVEIHCRLMEHTMAGIEDLCGQWSRFYWKDKFMKFNNRILRKILIRDSRAESSIVALYKKLELQNAMEILDTASGDISAAPSIVSLSEEKKSSSKLQKKFLAADLRNIHDILSKNMYKIRERTVAYRGKHALPNDSQTREILIRRHATIRRSLRPRSCQSSNVPRTHKYFSLPAGKSLESRFDAARWHYTDDHETLSEVAYPSQRSRFGKPSRSSSSKAMIPLHRLGTLEEVPSTDVLNEESSSTGEGVFRTNSSYSDSRVPRPRRLNSSFDDNNSSVDDLRNVHEEDGVEQVGQRQPSSPAPGWEAESRETTARNPLLRRPQWNPKKK